Within Streptomyces antibioticus, the genomic segment CACCTCGGGCACGTCCAGATCGTCCTCCCAGGCGGCGCGCAGCCGCCCGCGCACCTCGTCGGGCACGGGCCGCGAGGGCTGCCGCGCCCACCCGGCGACGGCCCGCCGCCAGCCCGCGAGTGTGTCGTGGGCGTCGCCGACGGCAGCGGCGTCGAGCCGGACGGTCTCGGTACGTGCGTGCTGGAGCAGCGCGAGCCGCAGAACGGTGGGATCGGAAGGCGCCTCTCCGAGGACGTCCCCCACGACGACCTGAACGCCGTCGGCCCCGGCATCCCCCTCGGCCGCCACCCGCAGCACCTGCCGCTCGGCCGGCCGGCCGCCGGGCTCGTGTCCTTCCTCCAGCGGATGGATGCCGAGGGCGGCGGCACCCGCCCGCAGCACGGCCCGGTCCCCCTCGCCGGTGAGCACGGCCCGGACGGGTGTGCTGTCGAGTTCGAGGGCGCGCACGAGCAGGTCGGTGACGAGCAGGACCCGGAGCGCGCCGGTGCCGTGCCCCTGGACGTGTGCCTCGATCCGGGTGGGACCGCGGCGGACGGGGGCGGCGACGACGGCTTCGCCGGTACGGGCGTCGATGATGCGCAGCACGTGCCGAGCTTAGGAGAGCGGCGGCGCTCGTGCGCGGGCGGCGCGGAATCAGGATCCGCGGCGGTGCGTTGCAGCGGACAGGTCAGAACGACTGGAAGAGCTGTCCGATCCCGAGGAGGCCGCCGGTGTACGGCGACGAGGCAACGGTCCGCAGGATTCTCACCGAGGCGGGCGACACCTGGGCGGTGGTGGGGCTGTCGACGAACCGCTCCCGGGCGGCCTACGGCGTCGCCCGCGTCCTCCAGCGCTACGGCAAGCGGGTCGTCCCCGTCCACCCGAAGGCGGAGACGGTCCACGGCGAGCAGGGCTACGCCAGCCTCGCGGACATCCCCTTCGAGGTGGACGTGGTCGACGTCTTCGTCAACAGCGACCTCGCGGGCGCCGTCGCGGACGAGGCGGTCGCCAAGGGCGCGAAGGCGGTCTGGTTCCAACTGGACGTCATCGACGAGGCCGCCTACGACCGCACCCGCGCGGCGGGCCTGGACATGGTCATGCACCGCTGCCCGGCGATCGAGATTCCGCGACTGGGGTGACGTACGGCAGCCGTCCTGGTGCGGGCGAGCCGTCTCGATCGGTCGAGGTCGGCCGCCCATACTGGGCCGGTGGCCATCACCTCCGTCAACTCCCCTTCCGCTGAACGCCGTCCGGTCGTCATCGTCGGTGCCGGGCCCGCGGGGCTCGCTGTCGGGAATGTGCTGCGGGCCGCTTCCGTCGGGTGTGTGGTGCTGGAGGCGGAGAGCCGGGCGGTGGTCGAGCGGCGGCCGCGGGCCGGGGTGGTCGAGGAGTGGGCTGTTCGCGCGCTGGAGCAACGGGGGCTGGGGGAAGGGCTGTTGGCGCGGGCTCAGCGGCACTCGGCGTGTGAGTTCCGTTTCGCGGGGGAGCGTCATCGGCTGGAGTACGGCGAGCTGACCGGTCGTCATCACTGGGTGTATCCGCAGCCGTTGCTCGTGACGGACCTTGTGCGCGAGTACGTCGACGTGCGGGGCGGTGACGCCCGGTTCGGGGTGCGGGACGTCGAGTTGCGCGGTCTGGAGACGGACCGTCCGTCGGTGTCGTACACGTGCCCGGACACGGGTGAACGGCGGCTGCTGCACTGTGACTTCGTGGTGGGGGCCGACGGGGCGCGCGGGGTGAGCCGGGCCGCGGTGCCGGCGGGGCGGGCGCGGATCGCGCGGCACGACTACGGCATCGGCTGGCTGGCGCTGCTCGCCGAGGCGCCGCCGTCCTCGGACTGTGTGGTGTTCGGCGTCCATCCGAACGGTTTCGCCGGGCACATGGCGCGCAGCCCCGAGGTGACCCGGTACTACCTCCAGTGCCCGCCGGGCGACGACCCGGAGAACTGGTCCCACGACCGCGTCTGGTCCGAGCTGCGTCTGCGGCTCGCGGCCGAGGGCGCGCCGCCGCTCACCGAGGGGCGGCTCGTGGAGAAGCGGGTGCTCGACATGCACGACTACGTGGTCGAGCCGATGACGTACGGGCGGCTCTTCCTGGCCGGTGACGCCGCGCATCTCGTGGCGCCGATCGCCGCCAAGGGCATGAACCTGGCGCTGCACGACGCGTTCCTGCTCGCCGACGCGCTGGTGGCGTGTCTCGACGCCGGGGACCGCGCCGGGCTGGACGGGTACTCGGACGCGTGTCTGCGGCGGGTGTGGGACTACCAGGAGTTCTCGCAGTGGCTGTCGGAGGTCTACCACGGGGCGGCGGCCGGGGATCCGTTCCGGGCGGGGACGGCCTCGGCCCGGCTGCGGCGGCCGTTCACCTCGCCGGTGGCGGCCGCGGCCTTCGCCGAGCAGTACCTCGGGACGGCGGAGCGGTACTGAACGCGCGGGACCGCCGTCGCGCCGGGTCAGTCGTGCAGGGGCTTGTCCCCCAGGCGGTGGTCGGCCACGTTCAGGGCCTCGTCCACCACGCGGCGCAGATGGCCGTCGGAGAGGGAGTAGATCACCCGGCGGCCCTCCTTGCGGGTGTGGACCAGGCCGGCCAGCCGCAGCCGGGCCAGATGCTGGCTGACCGCCGGGCGGGCCGCCCCGCACACCTCCGTCAGCGTGGTCACGTCGGCCTCGCCCGACATCAGGGCGTGCAGCAGAGTGAGCCGGGTGCGGTCGCCGAGCAGGGCGAGCAGTTCGGCGGCGAGCGCGAACTGCTCCTCGCCCGGGGTGCGCGGATGCGCATGGTGTGCAGATGACAGGTGCATGCGTGCGCTCATACGCACATAATGGCGAGAAGGACGGGTAGACGTCCAGTTCTCCCCCTTTTTCCGCGCCGAAAGGGACCGACGTGAGCGAACACCACCACCACGCCCACGCCCACACCCACGCCCACGAGCACCCGCACCACCCCTCCCCCGCCGGCCCGTGGCACCGCCTGCGGCATCTGTTCACCCCGCACTCCCACGAGGCCGCCGACAAGCTCGATCACGCCCTGGAGTCCTCGGCCCGGGGCATGCGGGCGCTGTGGGTCTCGCTGGCGGTGCTGGGCGTGACGGCCCTCGCGCAGGCGGTCGTCGTGGCGCTGTCCGGGTCCGTCGCGCTGCTCGGCGACACCGTGCACAACACGGCGGACGCGCTGACCGCCGTACCGCTCGGCATCGCCTTCGTGCTGGGGCGGCGGGCGGCCACCCGGCGGTTCACCTACGGCTACGGGCGGGCGGAGGACCTGGCGGGCATCGTGATCGTGCTGACCATCGCGGCGTCGGCCGCGTTCGCGGGGTGGACCGCCGTCGAACGGCTGCTGCATCCGCGTCCGGTCGCCTACGTGCCCGCCGTGGCCGTCGCCGCGCTGGTCGGTTTCGCGGGCAACGAGTGGGTGGCCCGCTACCGCATCCGGGTCGGCCGGGAGATCGGCTCGGCGGCGCTGGTGGCCGACGGGCTGCACGCGCGCACCGACGGCTTCACCTCCCTCGCGGTGCTGCTGGGCGCGGGCGGCTCGGCCCTCGGCTGGCAACTCGCCGACCCGGTCGTGGGGTTGGCGATCACCGCGGCGATCGTGCTGGTGCTGCGGGACGCGGCGCGCGAGGTGTTCCGGCGGGTGCTGGACGCCGTCGACCCGGCCCTCGTCGACCGGGCCGAACAGGCGCTGCGAGAGGTGCCGGGGGTGCGCGGGGTGGGTGAGCTGCGGCTGCGCTGGATCGGGCACCGGCTGCGCGCGGAGGTCGCGGTGGTCGTGGACGGGGAGGCCACCGTCCGCCAGGCCCACGCGATCGCCGTGGACGCCGAACACGCGCTGCTGCACGCCGTACCGCGTCTCACGGCCGCGCTGGTGCACGCCGATCCGGCGCCGGTGCCGGGCGAGGCGGACCCGCATCTGGGGCTCGCCCATCACACGGCGGCATGACACCGCGCCCGGGTCGACGGACCCGCGCTCGGCGCGTCAGACGCCCAGCCCCTCCAGCACGACCGCGCCGGGCAGTTCGGCGAACGCCTTGCCCGGCACGAGGAGTTTGCCACGGCGACGGCCGCTGCCCACGAGGACGTACGGCAGGTCGACGACGGCGGAGTCCACCAACACCGGCCAGGCGGCGGGCAGTCCGACGGGGGTGATGCCGCCGTACTCCATGCCGGTCTCCCCCACGGCCGTGTCCATCGCCGCGAACGACGCCTTACGGGCGCCCAGTTGGCGGCGTACGACACCGTTGACGTCGACCCGGGTGGTCGACAGGACGAGACACGCGGCCAGGGAGGTCTCGCCGCCGCGCTTGCCGGCCACGACGACGCAGTTCGCGGACGTCTCCAGCAGGTCGCGCCCGTAGTGCTCGACGAAGACGGCCGTGTCGGCCCACTCCGGGTCGGTGTCGACGTACACGATCTGGTCGGCGGGCACGCTGCCGCTCCAGTGGCGTACGGCGTCGGCGACCGGGCGGGTCAGCTCGTCGAGGCAGTCGGGGGCGGGCCGGGCGTTGTCGAAGTGTCCGATGGGTGCGTCCATGACCGCACGCTAACAAGGCCCGCCGGGCCGACGACGCACCGTCTCACTGCACGGGCGGCGGCGTCGGGGCGGGCTGCGCGGACACGGGCGGGACCGAGACGGCCATCACCATCTCCATCGGCACGTCGCCGCGATTGCCGTACACATGCGGGGCGTTGGCCTCGAAGGAGGCGCTGGCGCCCGCCGGGATCCGGTGGTCCTCGCCGTCCACGGTGAGGGTCAGCTCGCCCGCGCTCACATGGAGCAGCTCGACGGTGCCGCGCGGGTGCGGTTCGGAGGGGCTGCTCTCGCCGGGCATCAGCCGCCAGTCCCACATCTCCAGCGGTCCGGGCGCCTCGGTGCCCGCGAGGAGCCGGTTGTAGCTGCCGGCCTCGGTGTGCCACAGCCGCACGGCCCGGTCGGCGGGCACGATACGGACCTTCGGGCCCTGCTCGTAGTCGAGCAGGGTGGTGATGGCGACGCCGAGGGCGTCACCGATCTTGACGACGGTGCCGATGCTCGGGTTCGTGCGGGCCTGCTCGATCTGGATGAGCATGCCCCGGCTGACCCCGGCCCGGGCGGCGAGCACGTCCAGGGTGAAGCCCCGCACCGCACGCCAGTGCTTGACGTTGCGCGCGAGGGACTGGGTCAGCAGGTCGAGGTCCGACACGTTCCGTTCCGTTCAGAGGTGAATGCGTTGGACGACAGGGTCCAGTCGCCTGAACTACGGTGAAGTGCACCTGATCGTCCACCGCACTGTACTGCGACGACACCGACCGTGCGGGTCCCGGGCGGCCTCCTGCCCGGTGAGCGTCGGATGGAGGCTTCGGGCATGGAGTGTCCGACGAGTGGGCGATGCCCGTACGGCCCTCAGCCCTCGCGTTCCATCCGCGCCAGCTCCCCCGCGCCCTCGTCGTCGAGCTGCGCCAGCCGCGCCGCCGTCTCCTCGTCCAGTCCGGACAGCGCGACCAACTGGTCCGAGGTGACCCCGTCCGGGATCGGTACCGGCGGCGGGGTGCGCAGCGGCGGCTGCCAGCCCTCGGCCTGCGTCCAGCGCCGTACGACGCGGGCCGGCGCGCCCGCCACCACGGCGTGGTCGGGGACCGTGCCGCGCACCACGGCGCCGGCCGCAACGACCACGTTCCGTCCGATCCGCGCACCCGGCAGGATCACCGCCCCGGTGCCGATCCAGCAGCCCGGGCCGATCTCCACGGGCTCCATGCGCGGCCACTGCCGGCCGATGGGCTCGTGCGGGTCGTCGTAGGAGTGGTTGGTGGACGTCACGTAGACGTACGGGCCGAAGTAGCAGTCGCTGCCGATGGTGACGGTGGTGTCGGCGATGACATGGCTGCCGCGGCCGAGCACGACCCCGTCGCCGATCCGCAGGATGGGGTCCGGGCCGAGGTCGAGGTCGGGCATCAGTCCGGCCGTGAGGGTGACCTGCTCGGCGACGATGCAGTGGGAGCCGAGGTGGATCCAGGGCTCGCCGAAGACCGTGCCGAGCGGGAACGCGAGCCGGGTCGCCGGGCCGATCGCGCCGAAACGCAGCCGCCCGGGGTGCTCCGCCGTGACGGAGCCCGCGCGCTGCGCCCAGGCCCAGCCCGCATGGACCGCGCGCTGTACGAGGCGGCGGCGCCATGATGAGAACGTGTTCTTGTCCGTCGGCACCCGCTCACCGTACTCAGCGCGCGGTGACCGCACCGGCCCGGAGCCCTGTGATCTTCACCCCACCGGGTGGCGTACGGTGCGGGGACACGGATCGACGAGGAGGCGGTGGCACGGTGACGACGACGCACAAGGCGCTGATCGTGGGCATCGGCGGCAGGGAACCGAAGGTCGACGCGGAGGCGTTCGTGGCGCCGACGGCGTCGGTGATCGGGGACGTGACGCTGGAGGCGGGCGCGAGCGTCTGGTACGGCGCTGTCGTGCGCGGTGACGTCGAGCGGATCTCCGTCGGCGCGCGGAGCAACATCCAGGACAACTGCACCCTGCACGCCGACCCCGGGTTCCCGGTGACCATCGGCGAGCGGGTCTCCGTCGGCCACAACGCCGTCGTGCACGGGGCGACCGTCGGGGACGACTGTCTGATCGGGATGGGCGCGACCGTCCTCAACGGCGCGGTGATCGGCGCGGGCTCCCTGGTGGCGGCGCAGGCGCTGGTGCCGCAGGGGATGCGGGTACCGCCGGGCTCACTGGTGGCCGGCGTACCGGCCAAGGTGCGGCGCGAACTGAGCGAGGAGGAACGCCAGGGCGTGACGCTGAACGGGACGCTGTACGCGGACCTGGCGAAGGCGCACGACGAGATCCACGAGTAGGACGACGTCGTCGGTACGCGCCGTCAGTCCGTGACGCCGACCGGCTCCGCCTCCGCCGGGGTCTCCTCCGCGGAGGCGGCGCTCTGCTTGGCAGCCTTCCGCTTGATGACCAGCATCGACGTGACGCCGATCAGCACCGCGAGCACCAGGCCCAGCCAGGAGAACCGCTTCAGCCAGGACTCGGCGACGACACCGACGTAGTAGATGACCGCGGTCGTGCCGCCCGCCCAGAGGATCCCGCCGAAGACGTTGGCGATCAGGAACTTCCAGTACGGCATCCGCAGCACGCCCGCGAGGGGACCGGCGAAGATCCGCAGCAGGGCGACGAAACGGCCGAAGAAGACCGCCCACATGCCCCACTTCTCGAAGGACCGCTCGGCCGTCGCGATGTGCCCCTCGCTGAAGTGCTTGGGGAACTTCTTGCCGAGCCAGGCCAGCAGCGGCCGTCCGCCCTTGCGGCCGATGGCGTAGCCGATGGAGTCGCCGATCACCGCGCCCGTCGAGGCGACGGCGCCGAGGATGAAGGGGTCGATGCCCGCGTGCTGGGAGGACAGCAGCGCGGCCGAGACGAGGATGATCTCGCCCGGCAGCGGGATCCCGAGGCTCTCCAGTCCGATGACCAGACCGACCACGGCGTACACGGCGGCCGCGGGTACCGTGTCGAGCCACTCCTGCACGTGCACCGGCGCTTCCTCCCCTTCGGCGTTCCTGGATTCCCGGGAAGCCTACCGTGGCGCTCTCCACAGGATCCTCCGAGCCGTCTGACCGGGAACTCCTATCCGGCTCGGCCAGCATGACCGCCATGAGCACCCCCCACACCACCGCCCGCGTCCGCAAGGCCGTCGTCCCGGCCGCCGGGCTCGGCACCCGCTTCCTGCCCGCGACCAAGGCCACCCCGAAGGAGATGCTCCCGGTCGTCGACAAGCCGGCCATCCAGTACGTCGTCGAGGAGGCCGCGGCGGCCGGTCTGGACGACGTGCTGATGGTCACCGGCCGGCACAAGCGGGCCATCGAGGACCACTTCGACCACGCCTTCGAACTGGAGCAGGCCCTCGCGGCCAAGGGCGACACGGTACGGCTGGACGCGGTGCGCGATCCGGCGCGTCTCGCCGACATCCATCACATCCGCCAGGGCGACCCGCTCGGCCTCGGTCACGCGGTGCTCTGCGCCCGGCAGCACGTGGGCGACCAGCCGTTCGCGGTGCTGCTCGGCGACGACCTCATCGACCCCCGGGAGACCCTGCTCAGCCGGATGCTGGACGTCCGCGACCGGTACGCGGGCAGTGTCGTCGCGCTGATGGAGGTCCCGCCGGAGCAGGTCCACCTGTACGGCTGCGCGGCCGTCGCGCCCTGCGGCGGGGACGAGGGCGATGTCGTGCGGGTCACGGGCCTGGTGGAGAAGCCGGACCGCGCGAACGCGCCGAGCCGGTACGCGGTGATCGGCCGCTACGTCCTCGACCCGGCCGTCTTCGACGTGCTCGACCGCACCGCCCCCGGACGCGGCGGCGAGATCCAGCTCACCGACGCCCTGGCCCACCTCGCCGCCACCGGCACGGTCCACGGCGTGATCTTCTCCGGCCGCCGCTACGACACCGGCGACAAGGCCGACTATCTCCGCACGGTCGTCCGGCTGGCCTGCGAACGCCCCGATCTGGGGCCGGAGTTCATCGGCTGGCTGAAGACGTTCGTGGCGGGCCTGGAGCAGGGGGAGCCGTGGCGGGAGGGGCGGGAGGGGCGGGCGGCGGCGTGAGCACGGGACGCGGCGTTCGCAGCCGGTGGGCCGAGGCGCTCAGACGACCGCCGCGCCCGGACCGCCCTCCTCAGCCGTTGGGCCGCAGGGTCCACACCACGGTCATCTCCCCGGTGACCGCCCCGTCCGCGCGGCGGATCTCGATGGCGACCGGGAACTCGGGGCGCTCGCCCGCGTCGAGCTGGGCGACGACCTCGGCGGCCGGGCGGCCCAGCGTCGCGGTGGCGGTGACGGCGCCCATCGCGAGCTTGCGGTAGGCGATCTCCGCGCGCACGGCGAGCGGCACGGCACGCGCGAGCTGGTCCCCGAACGCGGCGAGGACGATCGCGCCGCTGGCGGACTCGCCCAGCGTGAACATCGCGCCGGCGTGCGGTCCGCCCACGTGGTTGTGGTAGTCGCTCTGGTCGGGCAGGGCGACGACGGCCTTCTCCGGAGTGGTCTCCAGGAAGTCGAGGTTCAGGGTCCGGGCCATGGGCACCGTGGCGGCGAGCATCTCGCCGATGGACATCTGGTCTGCGCTCATGGCCGCGATGTTACCCATGGGTAGGGCGGCTGACCAGACGCGCGGGAGGGGGACCGCGTACCCGACGGCGGCGGGCCGGGGCGGCCGGGCCACGATTTCGGTACGTCCCTGACAAGGGGCGGTGACCGAACCGTGTCCATGGGGGAACTAGGGTTTCTGGCCATGTGGCCAGGACAGCAGCCGCCCGGGGGAGAGCAGAACCCGCAGGCGCAGAACAACCCGTACCAGCAGCCGGGATACCAGCAGCCGAATCCCTATCAGCAACCCGGCTATCAGCAGCAGCCCAACCCGTATGGGCAACAGCAACCGCAGTGGGGCGCCCCGACGGTGCCCGTCGGGCTCCAGCAGACCGGCGGGGACGGAAGCGGCGGGGGCGGCGGCAACCGGACGAAGCTGGTGGCGATCGTGGCGGCCACGGCCGTCGTCGTGACCGCCGGTGTCACCGGTTTCCTCGTCCTGGGCGGCAAGGACGACGATCCGGCGAAGGCGTC encodes:
- a CDS encoding CoA-binding protein, which encodes MYGDEATVRRILTEAGDTWAVVGLSTNRSRAAYGVARVLQRYGKRVVPVHPKAETVHGEQGYASLADIPFEVDVVDVFVNSDLAGAVADEAVAKGAKAVWFQLDVIDEAAYDRTRAAGLDMVMHRCPAIEIPRLG
- a CDS encoding 4-hydroxybenzoate 3-monooxygenase, whose protein sequence is MAITSVNSPSAERRPVVIVGAGPAGLAVGNVLRAASVGCVVLEAESRAVVERRPRAGVVEEWAVRALEQRGLGEGLLARAQRHSACEFRFAGERHRLEYGELTGRHHWVYPQPLLVTDLVREYVDVRGGDARFGVRDVELRGLETDRPSVSYTCPDTGERRLLHCDFVVGADGARGVSRAAVPAGRARIARHDYGIGWLALLAEAPPSSDCVVFGVHPNGFAGHMARSPEVTRYYLQCPPGDDPENWSHDRVWSELRLRLAAEGAPPLTEGRLVEKRVLDMHDYVVEPMTYGRLFLAGDAAHLVAPIAAKGMNLALHDAFLLADALVACLDAGDRAGLDGYSDACLRRVWDYQEFSQWLSEVYHGAAAGDPFRAGTASARLRRPFTSPVAAAAFAEQYLGTAERY
- a CDS encoding ArsR/SmtB family transcription factor, with protein sequence MSARMHLSSAHHAHPRTPGEEQFALAAELLALLGDRTRLTLLHALMSGEADVTTLTEVCGAARPAVSQHLARLRLAGLVHTRKEGRRVIYSLSDGHLRRVVDEALNVADHRLGDKPLHD
- a CDS encoding cation diffusion facilitator family transporter — encoded protein: MSEHHHHAHAHTHAHEHPHHPSPAGPWHRLRHLFTPHSHEAADKLDHALESSARGMRALWVSLAVLGVTALAQAVVVALSGSVALLGDTVHNTADALTAVPLGIAFVLGRRAATRRFTYGYGRAEDLAGIVIVLTIAASAAFAGWTAVERLLHPRPVAYVPAVAVAALVGFAGNEWVARYRIRVGREIGSAALVADGLHARTDGFTSLAVLLGAGGSALGWQLADPVVGLAITAAIVLVLRDAAREVFRRVLDAVDPALVDRAEQALREVPGVRGVGELRLRWIGHRLRAEVAVVVDGEATVRQAHAIAVDAEHALLHAVPRLTAALVHADPAPVPGEADPHLGLAHHTAA
- a CDS encoding YbaK/EbsC family protein yields the protein MDAPIGHFDNARPAPDCLDELTRPVADAVRHWSGSVPADQIVYVDTDPEWADTAVFVEHYGRDLLETSANCVVVAGKRGGETSLAACLVLSTTRVDVNGVVRRQLGARKASFAAMDTAVGETGMEYGGITPVGLPAAWPVLVDSAVVDLPYVLVGSGRRRGKLLVPGKAFAELPGAVVLEGLGV
- a CDS encoding helix-turn-helix domain-containing protein; protein product: MSDLDLLTQSLARNVKHWRAVRGFTLDVLAARAGVSRGMLIQIEQARTNPSIGTVVKIGDALGVAITTLLDYEQGPKVRIVPADRAVRLWHTEAGSYNRLLAGTEAPGPLEMWDWRLMPGESSPSEPHPRGTVELLHVSAGELTLTVDGEDHRIPAGASASFEANAPHVYGNRGDVPMEMVMAVSVPPVSAQPAPTPPPVQ
- a CDS encoding acyltransferase translates to MPTDKNTFSSWRRRLVQRAVHAGWAWAQRAGSVTAEHPGRLRFGAIGPATRLAFPLGTVFGEPWIHLGSHCIVAEQVTLTAGLMPDLDLGPDPILRIGDGVVLGRGSHVIADTTVTIGSDCYFGPYVYVTSTNHSYDDPHEPIGRQWPRMEPVEIGPGCWIGTGAVILPGARIGRNVVVAAGAVVRGTVPDHAVVAGAPARVVRRWTQAEGWQPPLRTPPPVPIPDGVTSDQLVALSGLDEETAARLAQLDDEGAGELARMEREG
- a CDS encoding gamma carbonic anhydrase family protein; the encoded protein is MTTTHKALIVGIGGREPKVDAEAFVAPTASVIGDVTLEAGASVWYGAVVRGDVERISVGARSNIQDNCTLHADPGFPVTIGERVSVGHNAVVHGATVGDDCLIGMGATVLNGAVIGAGSLVAAQALVPQGMRVPPGSLVAGVPAKVRRELSEEERQGVTLNGTLYADLAKAHDEIHE
- a CDS encoding DedA family protein, translated to MHVQEWLDTVPAAAVYAVVGLVIGLESLGIPLPGEIILVSAALLSSQHAGIDPFILGAVASTGAVIGDSIGYAIGRKGGRPLLAWLGKKFPKHFSEGHIATAERSFEKWGMWAVFFGRFVALLRIFAGPLAGVLRMPYWKFLIANVFGGILWAGGTTAVIYYVGVVAESWLKRFSWLGLVLAVLIGVTSMLVIKRKAAKQSAASAEETPAEAEPVGVTD
- the galU gene encoding UTP--glucose-1-phosphate uridylyltransferase GalU, giving the protein MTAMSTPHTTARVRKAVVPAAGLGTRFLPATKATPKEMLPVVDKPAIQYVVEEAAAAGLDDVLMVTGRHKRAIEDHFDHAFELEQALAAKGDTVRLDAVRDPARLADIHHIRQGDPLGLGHAVLCARQHVGDQPFAVLLGDDLIDPRETLLSRMLDVRDRYAGSVVALMEVPPEQVHLYGCAAVAPCGGDEGDVVRVTGLVEKPDRANAPSRYAVIGRYVLDPAVFDVLDRTAPGRGGEIQLTDALAHLAATGTVHGVIFSGRRYDTGDKADYLRTVVRLACERPDLGPEFIGWLKTFVAGLEQGEPWREGREGRAAA
- a CDS encoding DUF4442 domain-containing protein, encoding MSADQMSIGEMLAATVPMARTLNLDFLETTPEKAVVALPDQSDYHNHVGGPHAGAMFTLGESASGAIVLAAFGDQLARAVPLAVRAEIAYRKLAMGAVTATATLGRPAAEVVAQLDAGERPEFPVAIEIRRADGAVTGEMTVVWTLRPNG